A stretch of Gossypium hirsutum isolate 1008001.06 chromosome A06, Gossypium_hirsutum_v2.1, whole genome shotgun sequence DNA encodes these proteins:
- the LOC107962676 gene encoding uncharacterized protein isoform X7 has product MLWVLRQIGHILILPTMMGIAEIVDFCDFLSPTPEEQAAPMQLCILFLMLSSTYGLPAGQKFLGRSGQGFIHQQVILIDSRVRYKKSTDWFVCSFQGIISKGNCKKDVTAKARMPIIKFVKKKSGVAFDISFDVDNGPKAAEFIKKV; this is encoded by the exons ATGCTGTGGGTCTTGAGGCAGATTGGACATATTTTAATACTTCCCACCATGATGGGCATTGCAGAAATAGTGGACTTCTGTGATTTTCTATCCCCTACTCCCGAAGAGCAAGCAGCACCGATGCAACTGTGCATTCTATTTTTGATGTTATCAAGTACATATGGCCTGCCTGCAGG CCAGAAGTTTTTAGGTCGTTCAGGACAGGGCTTTATTCACCAACAAGTGATATTGAT TGATTCTAGAGTCAGGTATAAAAAATCCACAGACTGGTTTGTATGCTCTTTCCAAGGCATTATCTCAAAGGGGAATTGCAAAAAAGAT GTGACTGCAAAAGCTCGCATGCCAATAATTaagtttgtaaaaaagaaaagcGGCGTCGCATTTGATATAAG ctttgatgtggataATGGACCAAAAGCTGCTGAGTTTATCAAG AAAGTTTAG
- the LOC107962676 gene encoding uncharacterized protein isoform X6, which translates to MLWVLRQIGHILILPTMMGIAEIVDFCDFLSPTPEEQAAPMQLCILFLMLSSTYGLPAGQKFLGRSGQGFIHQQVILIDSRVRYKKSTDWFVCSFQGIISKGNCKKDVTAKARMPIIKFVKKKSGVAFDIRSRIKEIGSGLGKNESCRLVAPSRFTTSEL; encoded by the exons ATGCTGTGGGTCTTGAGGCAGATTGGACATATTTTAATACTTCCCACCATGATGGGCATTGCAGAAATAGTGGACTTCTGTGATTTTCTATCCCCTACTCCCGAAGAGCAAGCAGCACCGATGCAACTGTGCATTCTATTTTTGATGTTATCAAGTACATATGGCCTGCCTGCAGG CCAGAAGTTTTTAGGTCGTTCAGGACAGGGCTTTATTCACCAACAAGTGATATTGAT TGATTCTAGAGTCAGGTATAAAAAATCCACAGACTGGTTTGTATGCTCTTTCCAAGGCATTATCTCAAAGGGGAATTGCAAAAAAGAT GTGACTGCAAAAGCTCGCATGCCAATAATTaagtttgtaaaaaagaaaagcGGCGTCGCATTTGATATAAG atcaagaatcaaaGAAATCGGATCTGGActagggaaaaacgaaagttgtcgactagtagctccgtcccgttttacgacgtctgag ctttga
- the LOC107962676 gene encoding terminal nucleotidyltransferase 4B isoform X5: protein MLWVLRQIGHILILPTMMGIAEIVDFCDFLSPTPEEQAAPMQLCILFLMLSSTYGLPAGQKFLGRSGQGFIHQQVILIDSRVRYKKSTDWFVCSFQGIISKGNCKKDVTAKARMPIIKFVKKKSGVAFDISFDVDNGPKAAEFIKEAVLKWPQLRPLCLILKVFLQQRDLNEVE, encoded by the exons ATGCTGTGGGTCTTGAGGCAGATTGGACATATTTTAATACTTCCCACCATGATGGGCATTGCAGAAATAGTGGACTTCTGTGATTTTCTATCCCCTACTCCCGAAGAGCAAGCAGCACCGATGCAACTGTGCATTCTATTTTTGATGTTATCAAGTACATATGGCCTGCCTGCAGG CCAGAAGTTTTTAGGTCGTTCAGGACAGGGCTTTATTCACCAACAAGTGATATTGAT TGATTCTAGAGTCAGGTATAAAAAATCCACAGACTGGTTTGTATGCTCTTTCCAAGGCATTATCTCAAAGGGGAATTGCAAAAAAGAT GTGACTGCAAAAGCTCGCATGCCAATAATTaagtttgtaaaaaagaaaagcGGCGTCGCATTTGATATAAG ctttgatgtggataATGGACCAAAAGCTGCTGAGTTTATCAAG GAAGCAGTACTAAAATGGCCTCAATTACGACCATTGTGTTTGATCTTGAAAGTATTTTTACAACAGAGAGACTTGAATGAG GTGGAATAG
- the LOC107962676 gene encoding uncharacterized protein isoform X2, with product MLWVLRQIGHILILPTMMGIAEIVDFCDFLSPTPEEQAAPMQLCILFLMLSSTYGLPAGQKFLGRSGQGFIHQQVILIDSRVRYKKSTDWFVCSFQGIISKGNCKKDVTAKARMPIIKFVKKKSGVAFDIRSRIKEIGSGLGKNESCRLVAPSRFTTSEVYPLVRVGRAGDIITLSSHYL from the exons ATGCTGTGGGTCTTGAGGCAGATTGGACATATTTTAATACTTCCCACCATGATGGGCATTGCAGAAATAGTGGACTTCTGTGATTTTCTATCCCCTACTCCCGAAGAGCAAGCAGCACCGATGCAACTGTGCATTCTATTTTTGATGTTATCAAGTACATATGGCCTGCCTGCAGG CCAGAAGTTTTTAGGTCGTTCAGGACAGGGCTTTATTCACCAACAAGTGATATTGAT TGATTCTAGAGTCAGGTATAAAAAATCCACAGACTGGTTTGTATGCTCTTTCCAAGGCATTATCTCAAAGGGGAATTGCAAAAAAGAT GTGACTGCAAAAGCTCGCATGCCAATAATTaagtttgtaaaaaagaaaagcGGCGTCGCATTTGATATAAG atcaagaatcaaaGAAATCGGATCTGGActagggaaaaacgaaagttgtcgactagtagctccgtcccgttttacgacgtctgag gtttatcctttagttcgagttggaagagccggagatatcatcacactatcgagtcattat ctttga
- the LOC107962676 gene encoding terminal nucleotidyltransferase 4B isoform X3 gives MLWVLRQIGHILILPTMMGIAEIVDFCDFLSPTPEEQAAPMQLCILFLMLSSTYGLPAGQKFLGRSGQGFIHQQVILIDSRVRYKKSTDWFVCSFQGIISKGNCKKDVTAKARMPIIKFVKKKSGVAFDISFDVDNGPKAAEFIKEAVLKWPQLRPLCLILKVFLQQRDLNEYIQVE, from the exons ATGCTGTGGGTCTTGAGGCAGATTGGACATATTTTAATACTTCCCACCATGATGGGCATTGCAGAAATAGTGGACTTCTGTGATTTTCTATCCCCTACTCCCGAAGAGCAAGCAGCACCGATGCAACTGTGCATTCTATTTTTGATGTTATCAAGTACATATGGCCTGCCTGCAGG CCAGAAGTTTTTAGGTCGTTCAGGACAGGGCTTTATTCACCAACAAGTGATATTGAT TGATTCTAGAGTCAGGTATAAAAAATCCACAGACTGGTTTGTATGCTCTTTCCAAGGCATTATCTCAAAGGGGAATTGCAAAAAAGAT GTGACTGCAAAAGCTCGCATGCCAATAATTaagtttgtaaaaaagaaaagcGGCGTCGCATTTGATATAAG ctttgatgtggataATGGACCAAAAGCTGCTGAGTTTATCAAG GAAGCAGTACTAAAATGGCCTCAATTACGACCATTGTGTTTGATCTTGAAAGTATTTTTACAACAGAGAGACTTGAATGAG TATATTCAGGTGGAATAG
- the LOC107962676 gene encoding terminal nucleotidyltransferase 4B isoform X4, whose product MLWVLRQIGHILILPTMMGIAEIVDFCDFLSPTPEEQAAPMQLCILFLMLSSTYGLPAGQKFLGRSGQGFIHQQVILIDSRVRYKKSTDWFVCSFQGIISKGNCKKDVTAKARMPIIKFVKKKSGVAFDISFDVDNGPKAAEFIKEAVLKWPQLRPLCLILKVFLQQRDLNEKV is encoded by the exons ATGCTGTGGGTCTTGAGGCAGATTGGACATATTTTAATACTTCCCACCATGATGGGCATTGCAGAAATAGTGGACTTCTGTGATTTTCTATCCCCTACTCCCGAAGAGCAAGCAGCACCGATGCAACTGTGCATTCTATTTTTGATGTTATCAAGTACATATGGCCTGCCTGCAGG CCAGAAGTTTTTAGGTCGTTCAGGACAGGGCTTTATTCACCAACAAGTGATATTGAT TGATTCTAGAGTCAGGTATAAAAAATCCACAGACTGGTTTGTATGCTCTTTCCAAGGCATTATCTCAAAGGGGAATTGCAAAAAAGAT GTGACTGCAAAAGCTCGCATGCCAATAATTaagtttgtaaaaaagaaaagcGGCGTCGCATTTGATATAAG ctttgatgtggataATGGACCAAAAGCTGCTGAGTTTATCAAG GAAGCAGTACTAAAATGGCCTCAATTACGACCATTGTGTTTGATCTTGAAAGTATTTTTACAACAGAGAGACTTGAATGAG AAAGTTTAG
- the LOC107962676 gene encoding terminal nucleotidyltransferase 4A isoform X1 — protein MLWVLRQIGHILILPTMMGIAEIVDFCDFLSPTPEEQAAPMQLCILFLMLSSTYGLPAGQKFLGRSGQGFIHQQVILIDSRVRYKKSTDWFVCSFQGIISKGNCKKDVTAKARMPIIKFVKKKSGVAFDISFDVDNGPKAAEFIKEAVLKWPQLRPLCLILKVFLQQRDLNEVCIFGFSRRHWTLAG, from the exons ATGCTGTGGGTCTTGAGGCAGATTGGACATATTTTAATACTTCCCACCATGATGGGCATTGCAGAAATAGTGGACTTCTGTGATTTTCTATCCCCTACTCCCGAAGAGCAAGCAGCACCGATGCAACTGTGCATTCTATTTTTGATGTTATCAAGTACATATGGCCTGCCTGCAGG CCAGAAGTTTTTAGGTCGTTCAGGACAGGGCTTTATTCACCAACAAGTGATATTGAT TGATTCTAGAGTCAGGTATAAAAAATCCACAGACTGGTTTGTATGCTCTTTCCAAGGCATTATCTCAAAGGGGAATTGCAAAAAAGAT GTGACTGCAAAAGCTCGCATGCCAATAATTaagtttgtaaaaaagaaaagcGGCGTCGCATTTGATATAAG ctttgatgtggataATGGACCAAAAGCTGCTGAGTTTATCAAG GAAGCAGTACTAAAATGGCCTCAATTACGACCATTGTGTTTGATCTTGAAAGTATTTTTACAACAGAGAGACTTGAATGAG GTATGCATTTTCGGATTTTCGAGAAGGCATTGGACTCTAGCCGGCTGA